A window of Campylobacter concisus genomic DNA:
GACATTGTTAAGGCAAAGGATTTTTATCTAAAAGGGCATTCACAAATATATGATGCAATGGTGGCATGCCTAAATAGCGATGATCCCATAACTATGCCATTTTTAAAAAATAGACTTGGCGAAAAATACGACGAAGAGCTAATACTAGATATTTTGGGCACAAATTCCCTAATAGACATTCAAAAATACGCAAACGAACTAAGAGAAAAATCTATAAAACGAAGTCTTGTAAAGATCGCTCACAATATACCAAGCAAAGTAAATGAAGATAAGCCAAGCCGTGATATGGTCGATGATCTTAGTCAGGAATTTTACTCTTTGATAGAAGGTGGAAGCACTGGAGTCATAAAAGAAGGCAAAGAGATCATCATGAAAATGATGGATCATATTAATGCTCAAGCCTTGCTTGGTGAAAAAGATATTGTTGGACTTGATACTGGATTTAAAAAGCTAAATGAGATGATAAAGGGCTTTAAAAATGGAGACCTCATCATCGTCGCAGCTCGTCCAGGCATGGGAAAAACGACACTTTGTTTAAATTTTATGAGTCAGGTTTTAAAAAATAATGCCGGAGTTGTTTTCTTCTCGCTCGAGATGCCAGCTGAGCAGATAATGATGAGAATGCTAGCAAGCAAGACCTCTATCCCGCTTCAAGACATAATGACTGCAAAGATGGATGATGAAGCGTTGGCTAGATTTAGCGATGCTTGCGAAGAGTTTGCTGCTAGCAAGCTTTTTGTACATGATAGCGGCTATGTAAACATCCATCAAGTAAGAACACAAATGCGAAAACTAAAGGCTATGCATCCTGAAATTTCACTTTGCGTGATTGACTACATCGGTCTTATGATGAGTACAAATAACTACGCTGATCGTCACGTCCAAATAGCTGAAATTTCTCGTGGATTAAAGCTTTTAGCACGTGAGCTAGATATGCCGATCATCGCACTTTCTCAGCTAAACAGAAGCCTCGAATCTCGCGCAAACAAACGCCCTATGCTAAGCGATCTAAGAGAGTCAGGAGCGATCGAGCAAGATGCTGACATCATTCTTTTTGTTTATAGAG
This region includes:
- a CDS encoding replicative DNA helicase, which produces MAKQRVNEIDFTNLYDIDMERAILSSILQNNDILGEIFDIVKAKDFYLKGHSQIYDAMVACLNSDDPITMPFLKNRLGEKYDEELILDILGTNSLIDIQKYANELREKSIKRSLVKIAHNIPSKVNEDKPSRDMVDDLSQEFYSLIEGGSTGVIKEGKEIIMKMMDHINAQALLGEKDIVGLDTGFKKLNEMIKGFKNGDLIIVAARPGMGKTTLCLNFMSQVLKNNAGVVFFSLEMPAEQIMMRMLASKTSIPLQDIMTAKMDDEALARFSDACEEFAASKLFVHDSGYVNIHQVRTQMRKLKAMHPEISLCVIDYIGLMMSTNNYADRHVQIAEISRGLKLLARELDMPIIALSQLNRSLESRANKRPMLSDLRESGAIEQDADIILFVYRDEFYLEQEEKEKEKRASAEGKEYKSNHVFNKLQEKAEIIVGKNRNGETGSVDVLFQKQHSRFEDMSAMPVSDVSFEG